Proteins encoded in a region of the Zunongwangia endophytica genome:
- a CDS encoding NAD(P)H-dependent oxidoreductase, producing the protein MDTTIEDLKWRYATKQFDATKKISKNDLDTLLEGVQLSASSYGLQPYQIFVIENPEIREKLKTAAFNQSQLTEGSQVIVFANHKKLDEAYVDNYIKNIAQTRNMDVEDLQGMADTIKNSTLQLPDDKQNEWAQKQSYIALGFLLTTAASLKIDVCPMEGFSAEEFDKILGLEEKGLHTGVIACIGYRSEEDDMQHAAKVRKSKEDLFNFI; encoded by the coding sequence ATGGATACTACAATTGAAGATTTAAAATGGAGATATGCTACAAAGCAATTTGATGCTACTAAAAAAATATCAAAAAATGATCTAGACACTCTTCTAGAAGGAGTTCAGTTGTCTGCTTCATCTTACGGCTTACAACCTTACCAAATCTTTGTAATTGAAAACCCTGAGATTAGAGAAAAATTAAAAACAGCTGCATTCAATCAATCTCAATTGACAGAAGGCTCGCAGGTAATTGTTTTTGCTAACCATAAAAAGTTAGACGAAGCCTACGTAGATAACTATATAAAAAATATTGCTCAAACAAGGAATATGGATGTAGAAGATCTTCAGGGAATGGCCGATACGATCAAAAATTCTACGCTTCAATTACCTGATGATAAACAAAACGAATGGGCACAGAAGCAATCTTACATCGCACTTGGTTTTTTACTGACTACAGCAGCTAGTTTAAAAATTGATGTGTGCCCTATGGAAGGTTTCTCTGCTGAAGAATTTGATAAAATTTTAGGTTTAGAAGAGAAAGGACTTCATACAGGTGTTATCGCATGTATAGGATATAGAAGTGAAGAAGACGATATGCAACATGCAGCTAAAGTAAGAAAGTCGAAAGAGGATTTATTTAATTTTATATAA
- a CDS encoding MarR family winged helix-turn-helix transcriptional regulator, which yields MKVEKLIQTEHKLSENKKFAINVLLCASKVTTMMGDVLKPYDVSMQQFNVLRILRGQKGNPANLNTIQERMVNKMSNTTRLVDKLIKKNLVQRHICEQNRRKVEIAITEDGLALLDKLDPLVEQVENDFAESLSEEELVLLNTSLEKIRT from the coding sequence ATGAAAGTAGAGAAACTGATTCAAACCGAACATAAATTAAGCGAAAACAAGAAGTTCGCTATAAACGTATTATTGTGCGCTAGTAAAGTTACCACTATGATGGGTGATGTCTTAAAACCGTACGATGTTTCTATGCAGCAATTTAATGTGTTGAGAATCTTAAGAGGTCAAAAGGGAAATCCAGCAAATCTAAACACTATTCAGGAAAGAATGGTCAATAAGATGAGTAATACGACTCGTTTAGTTGATAAGCTAATAAAAAAGAACCTTGTTCAGCGCCATATTTGCGAACAGAATAGACGTAAAGTAGAAATTGCAATTACAGAGGATGGTTTGGCACTGCTAGATAAATTAGATCCTTTAGTAGAACAGGTTGAAAATGACTTTGCCGAATCGCTATCTGAGGAAGAATTAGTCTTACTGAATACAAGCTTAGAAAAAATTAGAACCTAA
- a CDS encoding rhodanese-like domain-containing protein, with protein sequence MKELSQEEWSKQLAADSDAVVLDVRTEEEVEEGYIPESKNIDIYQGQGFIDEVEKLDKSKNFYVYCRSGKRSAQACTILDQLGYANTYNLQGGFMEWEGETAQD encoded by the coding sequence ATGAAAGAGCTTTCACAAGAAGAATGGAGTAAACAATTAGCGGCAGATAGCGATGCAGTTGTTTTAGATGTTCGTACGGAAGAAGAAGTTGAAGAAGGATATATTCCTGAATCTAAGAATATTGATATTTACCAGGGACAGGGATTTATAGATGAAGTTGAAAAGCTTGATAAAAGTAAGAACTTCTATGTTTATTGTCGTTCCGGGAAGCGTAGCGCCCAGGCTTGTACTATTCTTGATCAACTTGGCTATGCAAATACTTATAATTTGCAAGGTGGTTTTATGGAATGGGAAGGCGAAACTGCACAAGACTAA
- a CDS encoding rhodanese-like domain-containing protein, whose translation MRSGLLVLVLLLLSLQACKEVEASEIDMISPEEMLERLNEEEFQVLDVRSEEEFADAHILKAKNIILNENSDNSLFFDTLSKDKPIVIYGEDKENTKKAIKILKKDGFNEVYELEGGIQDWILLGGEVY comes from the coding sequence ATGAGAAGTGGGCTTCTTGTTTTAGTCCTATTACTTCTATCCTTACAAGCATGCAAGGAAGTGGAAGCAAGTGAGATCGATATGATTTCTCCTGAAGAAATGTTAGAGCGTCTAAATGAAGAAGAATTTCAGGTATTGGATGTACGATCTGAAGAAGAATTCGCTGATGCACATATACTAAAGGCTAAGAATATCATTCTTAACGAGAATAGTGACAATTCATTATTTTTTGATACGCTTTCTAAAGACAAGCCGATAGTTATTTACGGCGAGGATAAAGAAAATACTAAGAAAGCGATCAAAATTCTTAAAAAAGATGGTTTTAATGAAGTATACGAACTCGAAGGTGGTATTCAGGATTGGATACTTTTAGGTGGTGAGGTTTACTAG
- the rplT gene encoding 50S ribosomal protein L20: MPRSVNSVAKRARRKKVLKQAKGYFGRRKNVWTVAKNAVEKAMLYSYRDRKAKKRNFRSLWIMRINAAARQQGMSYSQFMGKVKANEIGLNRKVLADLAMNHPDAFKAIVDKVK, encoded by the coding sequence ATGCCAAGATCAGTAAATTCTGTTGCGAAAAGAGCTAGAAGAAAAAAAGTTCTTAAGCAAGCAAAAGGCTACTTTGGACGTCGTAAGAACGTTTGGACAGTAGCAAAAAATGCAGTTGAAAAAGCAATGCTTTACTCTTATAGAGACCGTAAAGCTAAAAAACGTAACTTCCGTTCATTATGGATTATGCGTATTAATGCTGCAGCTCGTCAACAAGGAATGTCTTATTCGCAGTTTATGGGAAAAGTAAAAGCTAATGAAATCGGATTAAACCGTAAGGTTTTAGCTGATTTAGCGATGAACCACCCAGATGCGTTTAAAGCAATTGTTGATAAAGTAAAATAA
- the rpmI gene encoding 50S ribosomal protein L35, with translation MPKMKTKSSAKKRFKLTGSGKIKRKHAFKSHILTKKSKKRKLKLTHSTLVSDADTNNVKLQLRLK, from the coding sequence ATGCCTAAGATGAAAACGAAATCCAGCGCAAAGAAGCGTTTTAAGCTAACAGGTTCTGGAAAGATTAAAAGAAAGCACGCGTTTAAAAGTCACATCTTAACAAAGAAGTCTAAGAAACGTAAGCTTAAGTTGACGCACAGTACTCTAGTATCTGATGCTGATACAAATAATGTTAAACTTCAATTACGTTTAAAGTAA
- the infC gene encoding translation initiation factor IF-3 translates to MRRKKSRQQRVTRKEDQHKINQKIRASEVRLVGDNVEMDVYPIEKALAIAEELGLDLVEISPDAKPPVVKAMDYKKFLYEQKKREKVMKAKASKVVVKEIRFGPNTDDHDYEFKKKNAEKFLKDGAKLKAFVFFKGRSIVFKDKGEILLLRLATDLEEFGKVEQMPKLEGKRMTMFMSPTTSKKK, encoded by the coding sequence ATACGAAGAAAAAAATCGAGACAACAAAGAGTAACTCGTAAGGAAGATCAACACAAAATTAACCAGAAGATTAGAGCTAGTGAAGTTCGATTGGTTGGGGATAATGTGGAAATGGATGTTTACCCGATCGAAAAAGCTTTAGCTATTGCTGAAGAACTGGGACTTGATTTGGTTGAAATTTCTCCTGATGCCAAGCCACCTGTGGTTAAGGCGATGGATTATAAGAAGTTCCTTTACGAACAAAAGAAGCGCGAAAAAGTCATGAAGGCTAAAGCGAGCAAAGTTGTCGTTAAGGAAATTCGTTTTGGGCCAAATACAGATGACCACGATTACGAATTCAAAAAGAAAAATGCTGAGAAGTTCCTGAAGGATGGTGCTAAATTAAAAGCATTTGTTTTCTTTAAAGGTCGTTCTATTGTATTTAAAGATAAAGGAGAAATCCTTTTATTAAGATTAGCGACAGATCTTGAAGAATTCGGAAAGGTTGAGCAAATGCCAAAGCTTGAAGGGAAACGAATGACGATGTTCATGTCACCTACAACTTCTAAGAAAAAATAA
- the thrS gene encoding threonine--tRNA ligase — translation MIKVTLPDGSIKEFEKGSTPMDVAQSISSGLARNVISAKYNDSTVETSTPLESDGTLTLYTWKDKEGKQAFWHSTSHVMAQAIQDLYPGAKLTIGPSIENGFYYDVDFGEHKISENDFAKIENRMLEIARGKHDFSMRSVTKDEALNFYKEVGNPFKVELIENLEDGTITFCDHDTFTDLCRGGHIPNTGIIKAVKLMSVAGAYWRGDENNPQLTRVYGTSFPKQKELKEYLELLEEAKKRDHRKLGKELELFTFSQKVGQGLPLWLPKGAALRERLENFLKKAQRKAGYEMVVSPHIGNKDLYVTSGHYAKYGEDSFQPIKTPHEGEEFLLKPMNCPHHCEIYNSQSWSYRDLPKRFAEFGTVYRYEQSGELHGLTRVRGFTQDDAHIFCMPEQLDDEFKKVIDLTLYVFDSLGFENFTAQVSLRDPENKEKYIGSDDVWEKAETAIINAAKEKGLDYVIETGEAAFYGPKLDFMVKDALGRSWQLGTIQVDYNLPERFDLTYKGSDNNTHRPVMIHRAPFGSMERFIAILLEHTGGNFPLWLMPEQATILSLSEKYENYSQKVLSLLENHEIRSVVDNRNETIGKKIREAEVQKFPYMLIVGEQEAKDGTVSVRKHGEGDIGTMPVEDFAEIINNEIRKTLKAFEV, via the coding sequence ATGATAAAGGTAACATTGCCAGATGGCAGTATTAAGGAATTTGAAAAAGGCTCTACTCCTATGGATGTAGCCCAAAGTATAAGTAGTGGGCTTGCCAGGAATGTAATTTCTGCAAAATATAATGATAGTACAGTAGAAACTTCTACTCCTTTAGAATCTGATGGCACCCTTACCTTATATACATGGAAAGACAAAGAAGGAAAACAAGCTTTTTGGCATTCTACTTCTCACGTAATGGCTCAAGCCATCCAAGATCTTTATCCAGGTGCTAAATTAACGATTGGCCCATCTATAGAAAATGGATTTTATTATGACGTGGATTTTGGTGAGCATAAAATTTCTGAGAATGATTTCGCCAAAATCGAAAATCGCATGTTGGAAATCGCCAGAGGTAAACACGACTTCAGCATGAGATCGGTTACGAAGGATGAAGCGCTTAACTTTTATAAGGAGGTAGGAAATCCCTTTAAAGTTGAATTGATTGAAAATCTTGAGGATGGCACTATTACCTTCTGTGACCATGACACGTTTACAGATTTATGCCGTGGAGGACATATTCCTAATACCGGAATTATTAAAGCGGTAAAATTAATGAGTGTTGCGGGAGCTTATTGGCGAGGTGATGAAAATAATCCACAACTTACCCGTGTTTACGGTACAAGTTTCCCCAAACAAAAAGAACTAAAAGAATATCTTGAACTTTTAGAAGAAGCGAAAAAGAGGGATCATAGAAAACTTGGAAAAGAACTAGAACTTTTCACCTTTTCGCAAAAAGTTGGACAAGGTTTACCATTATGGCTACCTAAAGGCGCCGCTTTACGGGAGCGCTTAGAGAACTTTCTTAAGAAAGCACAAAGGAAAGCCGGATATGAAATGGTCGTTAGCCCCCATATAGGTAATAAAGATCTATATGTAACTTCTGGGCATTATGCCAAATATGGCGAAGATAGTTTCCAACCAATTAAAACACCGCACGAAGGAGAAGAGTTTTTATTAAAGCCAATGAATTGCCCTCATCATTGTGAAATATACAATTCACAATCCTGGAGCTATAGAGATTTACCAAAACGATTTGCTGAATTTGGAACCGTTTATCGTTATGAACAAAGCGGAGAGCTGCATGGATTAACCCGTGTTCGTGGCTTTACTCAGGATGATGCTCATATTTTCTGTATGCCAGAACAGTTAGACGATGAATTTAAAAAAGTTATCGATCTTACCTTATACGTATTCGATAGTTTAGGCTTTGAAAACTTTACGGCACAGGTTTCTTTAAGAGATCCTGAGAATAAAGAAAAATATATAGGTAGTGATGATGTTTGGGAAAAAGCGGAAACTGCCATTATTAATGCAGCTAAAGAAAAAGGTTTAGATTATGTAATCGAAACCGGTGAAGCAGCATTTTATGGGCCAAAGTTAGACTTCATGGTAAAAGATGCACTTGGCAGAAGCTGGCAACTTGGCACTATTCAGGTAGATTATAATTTACCGGAACGTTTTGACCTGACATATAAAGGAAGTGACAATAATACACATAGACCTGTAATGATCCACAGAGCTCCATTTGGAAGCATGGAAAGATTTATTGCCATCTTATTAGAACACACTGGAGGTAATTTCCCACTATGGTTGATGCCAGAACAGGCTACTATACTCTCTCTCAGTGAGAAATATGAAAATTATAGCCAAAAAGTTTTAAGTTTATTAGAAAATCACGAAATTCGCAGCGTAGTAGATAACAGAAATGAAACTATCGGAAAGAAAATAAGGGAAGCCGAAGTGCAAAAATTCCCTTATATGCTTATAGTTGGAGAACAGGAAGCTAAAGATGGTACGGTTTCTGTACGTAAACATGGCGAAGGCGATATTGGCACTATGCCAGTAGAAGACTTTGCTGAAATTATAAATAACGAAATTAGAAAAACGCTAAAAGCGTTTGAAGTATAA
- a CDS encoding putative porin, which translates to MKKFRTSFKFLNFGLKQTSRAPNLNFLLYQSDYINYNWQHDYDNENAQSLFFELFAKKIANLSGELTQIQNYTYFGENGEGAIKPFQSGGDVRYVKLKAQREFEFGKFAFDNTVLYQKVSDGSDVFNVPELLTRNSLYFKDFWFDNALYLQTGFTFTYFSSYQMNGYDPVLAEFYVQNDTNYGNYPLVDFFFNGKVDQARIFFKLENLNFALNGNNNFSAPRYPHNDFMIRFGIVWNFFL; encoded by the coding sequence ATTAAAAAATTCAGAACTTCATTCAAATTTTTAAACTTCGGGTTGAAGCAAACGAGCCGTGCTCCTAATCTTAATTTTTTGCTGTATCAAAGTGATTATATCAATTACAATTGGCAGCATGATTATGACAATGAAAATGCACAAAGTCTATTTTTCGAACTTTTTGCTAAAAAAATAGCGAATTTGAGCGGAGAGCTGACGCAAATTCAAAATTACACCTACTTTGGTGAAAATGGGGAGGGGGCAATTAAACCCTTTCAGTCAGGAGGCGATGTGCGATATGTGAAGCTTAAAGCCCAACGGGAGTTTGAATTCGGGAAATTCGCTTTCGATAATACCGTATTGTATCAGAAGGTCTCTGATGGGAGTGACGTATTTAATGTGCCCGAGCTGCTCACTAGAAATTCCCTTTATTTTAAAGACTTTTGGTTTGATAATGCCTTGTATTTACAAACCGGTTTCACTTTTACTTATTTTTCTTCGTATCAAATGAACGGGTATGATCCCGTTCTGGCAGAATTCTACGTGCAAAATGATACCAATTATGGTAATTATCCTTTAGTAGATTTCTTTTTCAACGGTAAAGTAGACCAGGCTAGAATATTCTTCAAACTCGAGAATCTTAATTTTGCGCTCAATGGCAACAATAATTTCTCCGCCCCACGATATCCGCACAATGATTTTATGATCCGATTTGGTATTGTTTGGAACTTTTTTCTTTAA